In Kaistella sp. 97-N-M2, the sequence ATGTCGAGAACGGATTTATTTTGAAAATCCAGATCGAGCATTTGCTGGATCATGAGATAAGTTGTGGCGTGGTGGCCGGTTCCGAAAGACATTTTCGGCTGAATAATTATTTCGTGCGGCAGATTTTGATTTTCGTGGAATTCGGCGCGGATGGAAACTTTGCCTTCAATGTTGATGGGCGAAAAGTTTTTTTCCCACTCTTCATTCCAGTTGATGTTGGGCATTTCCTGAAAAGAATAGGAAATCTTAATGTCGGGATTTTGGAGAAGATGCAGTGCTTTAAGATCTTCTTCTTTGAATAAATCTTTCTGAATGTAGGCTAAAATCCCGTCGTGTTCCTCCGTAAAACTGTCGAAACCGATTTCGATGAGTTCTGCCATCAAAATTTCGTTCCAGGGTTGAAGAGGCTCTATTTTAAAATTAAATTCGAGGTATTTGTTCATGCTTGTCTTTTGTGCAAAAATAGGATTTTAAAAGTTGTTTTACCCACTGCTTCAGTTTCTACTGATATATGATTTCTTTCTTTTTGACTTAAAATTTCATTTGGTGGGTTTTCGCCCGCGGATTCCAAAGATTTTCCCGGATGGTTGTGGTTTTAGCGGGCGTTGCTTTTTAAAACGAACTGCGCCCCGACCTGAGTGGAGCTCTTTTGCCGAAGCGCAGCGCAGGCAAAAAAGCGGGAACGAAGGGCGGAAATGTGCGCCCAAAAAAAAATCAGGGTTTATGAAAAATGCGACGGAAAGGCGTCTTCGGGTTTTTGCCGGAAAATATTGAGTAAAATCCAGGATTTCAGGAAGCCGTATCCGTAGGAAAACATCTGTATATAGGTGGAAATAATGGCCATCGCAGCGATGCTGATGTTCCTGGTTTGCGCCAGCGCGTGGAAAAAAACACTGAAGGTATAAAGGCCGTAAAATCCTAAAATGAGGCCCTTTTGGTAGAGAAAATATTCTAAAAATCCCAGGACGTAGCCGAGTAAAAAAAGAGAGGGAAAGGCGAATGAAATCTTAACGTATTTTGGATGGCGCTGGTTTAAAATGGGTCGCGCGCACCCGAACTGATAGACCTGTCTGGAAAACTTACCAAAATCTACGCGCCGCTTATGAAAGACCCCAATATCATCGAAAAATGCCGTCGTGAAGCCGTTCTCCCAAAGTTTCATGGAAAGATCGGGATCTTCGCCAATGCGCATTTCGGAGAAGCCGCCCACTTTCTCGAAGGCGGCTCTCCGCACGCCCATGTTGAAACTGCGCGGCTGAAATTTGGTTACGGCTTTTTTGCTACCGCGGATGCCGCCCGTGGTAAAAACGGAGGTCATGGAATAGGATATGGCTTTCTGCATGAGGTTGAAACCTTTGTGCGCTTTGTCGGCGCCACCAAAAGCGTCGCAGGGAATTGCCGCAAGGTTTTTTCTGATGTTTTGAATATAATCGCTTTCTACGATCACATCGGAATCGACGAAAACAAGCCAGTCGTTTTTTGCTCTGCGGGCACCATAGTTTCGGGATAAGCCGGGACCGGAATTATCTTTCCGGAAAAATTCGATGTTTAGACTTTGCTGAAACAGGTCCGCGGTCGGCCTTAAGTTGATTATGGAACCATCGTCGACAATAATCACCTCGAAATCTTTATCGGTTTGTCGCGATAAGGAATTAAGCAATTCGAAAAGTTCTTCTTTCCGGTTGTAAATGGCGATGATGACGGAGATGGTACTCAATTCGATGATATGTTGATTTGAAGATGTGATGATTTGCCTGAATTTTGAAATTAGCACATCAACATATTAGCAAATTATTTATTTTCAAGTTTATGAATTTTCTTCGTGCCTTCATACATTTCATACTGCATAAAACGGCATTCCAATTTTCCGTTGTAGAGTTTTATTTTTCGCGACGGCCGCAAACCGATCTTTTTCATAGAATCCAGGTCGGAAGAAATAAGCCAGGCTAAAGTGTTGGGATAATTTTTCTTGAAGGTGTCGCCTATCTTTTTGTAGAATTCGTCGTCATTAATTTCAATTCTTTCGTCGTAAGGCGGATTGAAAACCATGAGCAGCGGAAACAATTCTTTTTTAGAGTCGAAAAAATCCTGCGTTTTCACTTCGATAACATCTGCCATATCTGCGGCTTCAATATTGATTCGCGAGGCGTGAAGCATGTCGGAATCGATGTCGTAACCCACAATTTTTCCGGTGAATTCGCGAACGCGGTTCAACCGCACTTCCTTGATGGTGTTGAATAGTTCTGCATCGTAATTCAGCCAGTTTTGGAAGCCAAAATTCCGGCGGAAGGTTTGGGCGGGCAAATCCATGGCAATCATGGCGGCTTCAATCAGCAATGTGCCAGATCCGCACATGGGATCGAGGAAATTCCCTTTTCCGTCCCAACCTGCAAGCTGGAGCATTCCGGACGCAAGAACTTCGTTGATTGGCGCTTCGCCCTGCTCTTTTCTGTACCCTCTTTTAAATAAAGGATCGCCGGAAGAATCGAGGGAAATGGTAACAAGTTCGCGGTCAATATGAAGATGAAATTTAACGTCGGGGTTCTGCGTATCGACGCTGGGTCTTTTTCTAAATTTGAAATTGAAATAATCCGCAATCGCGTCTTTCATTTTCAAAGAAATAAATTGCGAATGGTTAAATCTTTCGGAATAAATCGTCGTATCAATGGCGAAAGTCTGGTTCACCGTCATGTATTCATCCCACGGAAAAGCAAAAAGTTTATCGTAAAAACGATTCTCATCCCAGGCTTTAAAGGTGAGCAGCGGCACAAGAATTTTCAGCGCAGTACGGGCAGAATAATTTATTTTATAAAGAAAACCCAGATCGCCTTCACAGTTAACGGCGCGGTTTTTCACTTCGACGTTGGCGCCGCCAAGTTTCCGAATTTCCTCTGCTAAAATTTCCTCGAGGCCGAAAAATGTCTTGATCTGTATTTTTAAGTTGTCTGTATCCATAGTCTGGTATTGGTTTTCTGCATTTGTGGTGCAAAAAAGCTGTTTGTAAGTTGTTCAGTTATTTCCGCAAATTTAGTTATTTTTGCACAATGGCATGGTTCGAAACTTGGTTTGATACTCCTTATTATCACATTCTCTATAAAGACAGAGATTTTGCAGAAGCAGAAAAATTTATCACCTTATTAATCAATCATTTAAACATTCCGAAAGATTCAAAAATAATCGACCTCGCCTGCGGAAAAGGACGGCATTCCGTTTATCTGAATGAAATGGGCTATGATGTTTTGGGACTGGATTTATCCAAAGAAAGTATTTTGCACAACAAACCGTTGGAAAATTCGACGCTGAAATTTAAAGTTCACGATATGCGACAGGAGATTTTTCCACAAATCTCGGCAGAAAAAGTGGAAGGTGTTTTCAATCTCTTTACAAGTTTTGGCTATTTTGATGATGAAAATGACGACCGAAAGGTTTTTCAATCCATTTCAAATGTAGTAAAAGAGGAAGGTTATTTTGTTTTGGATTTTCTAAATGCTAAAAAAGTGGAGAACACCCTAGTTCCGGAATATACCACGACGAAAAGTGACATAGATTTTCACATTAAAAAACGAATTGAAGACCAAAACATCATCAAGGATATTAACTTTGCGGATCGGGGCAGGAAATATCATTTTTTTGAGAAAGTTAAACTCCACACTTTAGAAGAAATTGCTGCTTATGGCGATGAATTTGGTTTCGAGAGCATTCAGGTTTTTGGCAATTATCAACTGGAAGCCTTCGACCTGGAAAATTCGCCGCGCTGCATCACCGTTTTCCGAAAAAAACATTCAGTATAAAAAAGAAGGATTATGATTATTACCTTATTGATTTTGAGCGTTTTGATCGGCGTTTCCCTCGGGAAATATTTGGGTGGGCGCGAGAAATTCGCAAAAAACCTCTTGATCGTTAGTGCCGGATTTCTTATCACCATCTGTTTAAATGAGGTTTTTCCAGAAGTGTATTCGGGAGAAAATCATAATATTGGGCTGTGGGTTATTGGCGGTGTTTTGCTGCAAATGTTGCTCGAAAATTTAACGAAAGGTTTTGAACACGGCCACTTTCATCATCATACGGAAGGGAAAAATATCCTTCCGCTGGCTTTAATGGTGGGACTTTTCATCCATGCATTTCTGGAGGGAATTCCTCTTGCCAACGAAGAGGAAATTTTAACGCCTTATCTCACGGGAATTCTTGTACACAATATTCCAATTTCCTTTATCCTGGGTGCGTTTTTGGTGAAAAATAACAAATTTTCCGCGTCTTCTGTTTTAATTATCGCAATTTTCGCCTTAGCATCGCCCTTTGGATTGGTGCTGGGTAAATATTTTAATCCTAATCTGGAAGTTTATTTTCTGGCTTTAGTAGGAGGAATTTTTCTTCACATCTCTTCCGTAATCATCTTCGAAAGCAATAAAAATCACAATGTAGACTGGAAAAAAATGGGTTTGGTTACGTTGGGCGTTTTGCTGGCCATGACAAGCCATCTCTTTCATCAGCATTAAAAAACATCGCATAAAAAAACTCCGAATTTCTTCGGAGCTTTTTTTGATGCTTTTGAAAATTAAAATTTCCAGCCTAAAGTGATAAAGAAATTATCTTTCTTGTTTTTAACATTCGATACGATGGCTGCATCTGAATTGACGATATACTGATTCGAAAAATACCCTGTATTTGCATCGGATGAACCTTGTAAAAATGGGCTCTTATATTCTGAACTTACGTTTTGGTACGCGGCATCAATATAAAATGATTTAAAATCATATCCAATCCCGGCACCAATAGTATTACTTTTGCCGGCATATAGATTGTCGTATGTGCTGTTTGACGAAGCACCACTGTCTGAAACGGAATTAATACCGGCGGCATCAAACGGATTTGAAGAGAAGCCGTAACCACCTCTCAAACGAAAATCGCTGAATCTGTATTCTGCGCCGACTTTAACCTCTGAAATATTTTTTGAACTGTCAGAGAAAAAGTTATTCAATTCAGTTTCGGCAGGGCCGTATACTTTGTATTTGGATTTCGTAATTCCTAACGTATAATCAACGTTGATCGCAAAATTTTTACTGGCAACATATGCAGCACTCACAGTAGCTTTCATCGGTGAAGAAAGTCTGCGGTCTTCAGTATAAGTGCCATCCACAGGATTTTCGTATTCGCTGTAAATGCGGGAAATATTCCACCAGGTAGGTGTTTCAAGGGATGCGCCTAACCTGAATTCAGGACTAATTTTTCCGATAATCCCAACCGACGCAGAAAATCCACTGGAAGATTCGGAGAACGGTGTATACTGCTTGTTGTAAGTATCTGTATTATTGGAATTATCCGTAAACGCCGCGGTATCATACTGGTCTAAAACTGCATTGTGAAAGTTTAAACCTGCCCCTACATAAATTCTGTTATCGTAATTTCCACCTACACCGATTTGGGTTTTAGATAGATTACCGAAACGATTGTAGGCGTGTCCTGCAAAGGAAAGTTCATCCAAAAGAACACCATCCGCATCGTTAATTTCATAAATAATATTATTACCTGGAGTTTCCGAATAATCATCCAACGATTTATTAGAATAATTAACGGCTACATTGACAAATTTCCAGGCTGACGACGGATTCATTTGGAAGGCAGCGATTCCGCCCGTGTTTCCCAAATCGGTATTATTTATTTTATAATCAAGCGTTTTACCCGCGTAAGAGGTCGTATTTTTGTTGCTTTCGATAAATAATGTACCCGAAACCTCACTTGCAATACTAACTCCGATTCCCGCCGGATTCGAGTTTAAGACCGACGCGTCCCCTCCTAGCGCACCAATGGAACCAGCCATCGCATTGAATTTGGAAGAACCGTTTATTGATGAATTTGAATAAACCTCCGTTGTGTTTTTAATGGTTGAAACGTCTTGTGCATTCGCAAAATAAGCAACAGATAAGCTTAAAACCGTTAAAGAATTTTTGATCATTTTCTATAATTGTATAAAGTTTTAATATTATCTTCTAAACCCGCCGCCGCCTGAAGATCTGGTTGAACCTGAGTTTGTTGATCCCCCGCTGTTAAAGCCGCCACCAGAACCACCGGATCTAAAGCCACCATTATCATAGCTTCGGGTTCTTGGTTGCTCGTAACGTGGGGTCATTTGTCTCGGACTTGTTTGTCTGGGTTGAGAATCAGTTCTAAAACGAGGCTCTGTACTTCTTTGCGGCGTATTATAGCGTGGGTTGGACTGACTGTTCATTCGTGGATTATCACTTCTAAAGCCCGAGTTTGTGGTATTCGAATTTCTCACACTTGAACTTTTTGATGAATTTCTAAACGCCCCATCACTGCCGCTTCTTTTATAATTGAAACCTCCGTTATACGTGTTGTAACCATTTCCGTTGTAGCTTCCATAGTAAGGATTATATCCGTAATAAGGATTATAACCATAATAAGGATTGTAGCTGTAATAAGGGCTATAATATCCATAAGGGCTGTAATATCCGTACCATGAATTGTAACCCCAAGGATCATAAAGTCCGTACCCAAAAGGAGATCCCCATCCAAAAGTCATCCCGAAACCAAAGCCGGAGTAAAATCCATAAGGATATCCCCAGAAATCATTGTAATACGTATCGGTGCCAGTGTAATTTCCCCAGTCAGAATTTTGATTGTCATTCCAGTTCTGATTCCTGTTGTTAGAGTTTAGATATTTGTTATCACTGTCTGTCGCCTGATAATCATAATAATCCCCTACTCGGTTTCCGCTGTTCATGGCAACGCCTTCCGGTAAAGTATCAGTGTTCGGATCATAATAAACTCCGTCTGTCTCGCTGTAACCTCCCATTTGAGCGCCGCAGGACATTAGCAGTAAACCGCCTGCGATTGCTAAAACCTTGGTAGATGTAAGCGAATTAAGTAAATTTTTATAAGTAATTTTTTCCATGATAGGTGAAAAGTTTAAATTGATTTATATTTGCAATTGTTACCAAAATTATACCATTAACATTGTATAAATTTTGAGTAAAATTAAGCATTTTAGATTAGATTCAAAGCGCAGGTATAAGTTAAATCAATACGAAAAAAAATAAAAAATAGCATGGCAAAATTGACCTCAAGAGCTGAAGATTATAGCAAATGGTATAATGAACTGGTAGTAAAAGCGGATCTGGCAGAAAATTCCGGGGTGCGGGGCTGCATGGTAATCAAGCCATACGGATATGCCATCTGGGAAAAAATGCGCGATGAAATGGATAGAAAATTTAAAGAAACCGGTCACGAAAATGCTTACTTCCCAATCTTTATCCCAAAAAGTCTGTTTGAAGCCGAAGAAAAAAATGCCGAAGGTTTTGCAAAAGAATGTGCTGTTGTAACCCATTACCGTTTAAAATCCGATCCGGATAACCCGGGGAAACTAATCGTTGATCCCGATGCGAAACTGGAAGAAGAGCTAATTGTTCGTCCAACGTCGGAAGCTATTATATGGAACACCTACAAAAACTGGGTGCAGTCTTACCGTGATTTGCCAATCTTAATCAACCAGTGGGCAAATGTAGTTAGGTGGGAAATGAGAACGCGCTTATTTCTGCGAACGGCAGAATTTCTTTGGCAGGAAGGCCACACCGCTCATGCAACGAAAGCGGAGGCCGTAGAGGAAACCGAAAAAATGATTAACGTTTATGCAGAATTTGCCGAAAATTTTATGGCAATTCCAGTGATTCGGGGAACCAAAACCGAATCAGAAAGATTTGCCGGAGCCGACGAAACGTACTGTATTGAAGCACTCATGCAGGATGGGAAAGCCCTTCAGGCGGGAACATCTCACTTTTTAGGGCAAAATTTTGGTAAAGCTTTCGATGTTAAATTCACGAATAAAGAAGGTAAAATAGAGCACGCCTGGGGAACCTCCTGGGGAACTTCCACCCGTTTGATCGGTGGCTTAATTATGACGCATTCTGACGATCTGGGTCTCGTTTTGCCGCCAAGTTTAGCACCAATTCAGGTGGTAATTGTCCCCATTTTTAAAGGCGACGAGCAATTTGAACAGGTGAGTAAAGTCGCAGTCGACCTTCAAACTAAATTAAAAGCTAAAGGAATTTCAGTAAAGTACGACAACAAAACCGAAAATAAGCCCGGTTGGAAGTTTGCGGAGTATGAATTAAAAGGCGTACCAATCCGTGTCGCCATTGGCGCGAGAGATTTGGAAAATGGCACGGTCGAAATTGCCAGACGTGATAATCTCACGAAGGAAACTCAGCCTTTGGAAAATATTGAGGTTTATATTGAAAATCTTCTTCAGACGATACAAAAAGATATTTACCAGAAAGCGCTTGATTATCGTGATCAACACATTACCGAAGTAGATTCGTACGAAGAATTTAAAAAAGTTCTGGAAGAAAAAGGCGGCTTTATTTCTGCCCACTGGGACGGAACTGCGGAAGAAGAGGAAAAGATCAAGAATGAAACAAAAGCAACCATCCGCTGTATTCCGTTAGATAATATACAGGAAGAAGGTATTTCTCTAATCTCCGGTAAAACTTCAAAACAGCGCGTCATTTTCGCGAAGGCATATTAATAAAATTACAAGGTTTCCGTTGCATTAAAAACGTTAATTTAAATATAAATAAGGTTATATCTTTATTTGTGGACAAATATTTGTATACATTTATTATTAAGTTAAACTTTTAAATAAACTATTATGTCACTAAACATCATCGACCTTATCAAAGGACAGTTGGGTCCTGCTCTCGTATCCCAGGCTGCATCGCAGTTAGGCGAAAGCGAATCTGCGATTTCAAAAGCAATCAGTGGATTACTTCCTGCCGTAGTAGGCGGATTAGCGAACAACGCAGATAAACCAGGAGTTTTAGATTCCATTACAGGCGCTACCTCCGGTGGGATACTTGGAAATTTATTAGGGGATGCCTCTAACAATCCCATGATTTCAACTGTTCTAGCTTCCATTTTTGGCGACAAGATTGGAGGATTAGTTAATTCGGTCTCAAGTTTTGCGGGCGTGAGTAATTCATCATCCAATTCATTGTTGAACATGGTTGCTGGTGCAGCTTTAGGATCGATCGGAAAATATGCTGCCGACAACAAGTTGGGTAATGATGGCGTGAAAAATCTTTTAGAAGATCAGAAAGGAATTGTTTCCACCTTAATGCCCGCAGGGTTATCCTTGGCCTCCTTAGGTTTAGGAAGCATGGGAAGCACAAGCATGGATGTTCCGACGGAAAATGTAAAAGTAACATCTTACGACGAGCCTAAAATTGAAGTGAACAGAGGCGGCAATACCCATGTAAATGTCGATAAAGTTGATGATGCCGACGGCGCCGGTTCCATTTGGAAATGGTTGTTACCACTTCTTTTACTCGCGTTGGCAGCTTGGTTTCTTTGGAAACAATGTAACAAACCCGCGGACACCACAACTACAATGACTGATTCTACGGCAATGATGACCGATTCCGCAGCAGTAACAGCTCCCGTAGATTCAGCGATGATGAATACGACTAAAACAGACGAAGATATCGATTTGAATGGTACTGCAATTAAAGGTTATAAAGGTGGAATGGAAGATTCCATGATTTCTTTTCTGAAATCCGGAGCCTACGCCAATGCCGCAGACGATGCTGCCTTGAAAGATAATTGGTACACATTCGATAAAGTTAATTTCAAAATGGGTTCTTCTACGGATTTGGAAGCAGCTTCCCAAGGTCAGTTGGATAATTTATTGGCGATTTTAAAAGCCTATCCAGAAGCGAAGATCAAAATCGGAGGATATACCGATAAAGTTGGCGACGAGGCTGCGAATGTGAAGTTATCCGGCGAAAGAGCGGAGTACATCAAAAAATGGTTATCAGACAAAGGTGTTGGCGCACAGGTTTTAGGTGCTGAAGGGTACGGAAGCAAATTCGCTACCGTTGATGCTTCAGCTTCCGATGCTGAAAGAGCGATTGATAGAAAGATGGCTGTAAGATTTGCTAAATAATCTTTTAAACATTATACCAAATCCCGACTGACGTCGGGATTTTTTTTAGAAAAATTTGCGCATTAGATTAATTTATCTACATTTGTTAGAGTAATCTAACATTCAACAATTATGACTTCAAAATTCCTTTCAAAAGGTTGGAGAAAGGAACGATCTTCCAATTCGCTGCCCGAAGTTTTTTCCAGTATTAACATCCCAAAAGACGCCGGCTTCTGGCGAAAATTAATGGCTTTCGCAGGTCCGGGATTAATGGTGGCCGTGGGCTATATGGATCCCGGCAACTGGGCGACCGACATTGCGGGTGGTGCACGTTTCGGCTATACGCTCCTCTCTGTTATTTTAATTTCAAATCTTTTTGCCATCGTACTTCAGCATCTTTCTCTTAAATTGGGAATCGTTGCGGAACGGGATCTGGCGCAAGCCTGCCGGGATCATTTTAATCCAACCACAAATTTCATTCTATGGATTTTCTGTGAAATCGCCATTGCAGCCTGCGATCTCGCCGAAGTTATCGGTTCCGCCATTGCATTAAATCTGCTTTTTGGCATTCCTTTAACGTGGGGAGTGGTCATCACTATTGTCGATGTTTTTATCATTCTATTTCTTCAGGCAAAAGGCTTCCGCGTCATCGAAAGTATCGTCGCCGGTCTCATTATTGTGATTTTCGGGTGTTTTGCCTACGAAATTATTTTAAGCAAACCAGATGTATTCCCGATTCTTGCAGGGCTGGTTCCGCAAAAAGAAGTCGTTACTAATCCGGCCATGCTTTACATTGGGATCGGTATCCTTGGCGCCACAGTGATGCCGCACAATTTGTACCTGCACAGCAGCATCGTGCAAACAAGAAATTACGACCGCACAACCGAAGGTAAAAAAGAAGCCATTAAATTTGCTACGATAGACAGCACCGTTTCCCTGTTTCTGGCCTTTTTTATCAACGCGGCCATACTAATTGTTGCAGCAGCCACTTTTCACACCACGGGAAACCAAGATGTCGCCGACATTCACGATGCGCATAAAATGCTGGCTCCTATTCTGGGAACAACCTTCGCCAGCATATTCTTCGCAGTAGCCTTACTGGCTTCCGGACAAAACTCTACCCTAACCGGAACTTTGGCGGGACAAATTGTAATGGAAGGTTTTCTGAATATCCGTTTAAAACCTTGGTTGAGAAGGCTTATAACAAGACTTATCGCCGTAATCCCGGCATTGATTGTAACTATAATTTATGGGGAAAAAGGCACTACAGATTTGCTC encodes:
- a CDS encoding prolyl-tRNA synthetase encodes the protein MEKITYKNLLNSLTSTKVLAIAGGLLLMSCGAQMGGYSETDGVYYDPNTDTLPEGVAMNSGNRVGDYYDYQATDSDNKYLNSNNRNQNWNDNQNSDWGNYTGTDTYYNDFWGYPYGFYSGFGFGMTFGWGSPFGYGLYDPWGYNSWYGYYSPYGYYSPYYSYNPYYGYNPYYGYNPYYGSYNGNGYNTYNGGFNYKRSGSDGAFRNSSKSSSVRNSNTTNSGFRSDNPRMNSQSNPRYNTPQRSTEPRFRTDSQPRQTSPRQMTPRYEQPRTRSYDNGGFRSGGSGGGFNSGGSTNSGSTRSSGGGGFRR
- a CDS encoding ZIP family metal transporter translates to MIITLLILSVLIGVSLGKYLGGREKFAKNLLIVSAGFLITICLNEVFPEVYSGENHNIGLWVIGGVLLQMLLENLTKGFEHGHFHHHTEGKNILPLALMVGLFIHAFLEGIPLANEEEILTPYLTGILVHNIPISFILGAFLVKNNKFSASSVLIIAIFALASPFGLVLGKYFNPNLEVYFLALVGGIFLHISSVIIFESNKNHNVDWKKMGLVTLGVLLAMTSHLFHQH
- the proS gene encoding proline--tRNA ligase, which codes for MAKLTSRAEDYSKWYNELVVKADLAENSGVRGCMVIKPYGYAIWEKMRDEMDRKFKETGHENAYFPIFIPKSLFEAEEKNAEGFAKECAVVTHYRLKSDPDNPGKLIVDPDAKLEEELIVRPTSEAIIWNTYKNWVQSYRDLPILINQWANVVRWEMRTRLFLRTAEFLWQEGHTAHATKAEAVEETEKMINVYAEFAENFMAIPVIRGTKTESERFAGADETYCIEALMQDGKALQAGTSHFLGQNFGKAFDVKFTNKEGKIEHAWGTSWGTSTRLIGGLIMTHSDDLGLVLPPSLAPIQVVIVPIFKGDEQFEQVSKVAVDLQTKLKAKGISVKYDNKTENKPGWKFAEYELKGVPIRVAIGARDLENGTVEIARRDNLTKETQPLENIEVYIENLLQTIQKDIYQKALDYRDQHITEVDSYEEFKKVLEEKGGFISAHWDGTAEEEEKIKNETKATIRCIPLDNIQEEGISLISGKTSKQRVIFAKAY
- a CDS encoding Nramp family divalent metal transporter, coding for MTSKFLSKGWRKERSSNSLPEVFSSINIPKDAGFWRKLMAFAGPGLMVAVGYMDPGNWATDIAGGARFGYTLLSVILISNLFAIVLQHLSLKLGIVAERDLAQACRDHFNPTTNFILWIFCEIAIAACDLAEVIGSAIALNLLFGIPLTWGVVITIVDVFIILFLQAKGFRVIESIVAGLIIVIFGCFAYEIILSKPDVFPILAGLVPQKEVVTNPAMLYIGIGILGATVMPHNLYLHSSIVQTRNYDRTTEGKKEAIKFATIDSTVSLFLAFFINAAILIVAAATFHTTGNQDVADIHDAHKMLAPILGTTFASIFFAVALLASGQNSTLTGTLAGQIVMEGFLNIRLKPWLRRLITRLIAVIPALIVTIIYGEKGTTDLLVLSQVILSMQLSFAVIPLVMFTGSKLKMGEFVNKLWLKIMVWIIAGIILILNLYLLVETFFPS
- the prmA gene encoding 50S ribosomal protein L11 methyltransferase, translated to MNKYLEFNFKIEPLQPWNEILMAELIEIGFDSFTEEHDGILAYIQKDLFKEEDLKALHLLQNPDIKISYSFQEMPNINWNEEWEKNFSPINIEGKVSIRAEFHENQNLPHEIIIQPKMSFGTGHHATTYLMIQQMLDLDFQNKSVLDMGCGTSVLAIFAKQQGAGKTVAIDIDEWSVENSIENAARNNVKLEISQGTAENLGSENFDIILANINRNILISDIPTYVSVLNEGGKLLLSGLCFFDVDDILEVCTAQKLTLKKKLQREEWVSLLLEK
- a CDS encoding OmpP1/FadL family transporter, translated to MIKNSLTVLSLSVAYFANAQDVSTIKNTTEVYSNSSINGSSKFNAMAGSIGALGGDASVLNSNPAGIGVSIASEVSGTLFIESNKNTTSYAGKTLDYKINNTDLGNTGGIAAFQMNPSSAWKFVNVAVNYSNKSLDDYSETPGNNIIYEINDADGVLLDELSFAGHAYNRFGNLSKTQIGVGGNYDNRIYVGAGLNFHNAVLDQYDTAAFTDNSNNTDTYNKQYTPFSESSSGFSASVGIIGKISPEFRLGASLETPTWWNISRIYSEYENPVDGTYTEDRRLSSPMKATVSAAYVASKNFAINVDYTLGITKSKYKVYGPAETELNNFFSDSSKNISEVKVGAEYRFSDFRLRGGYGFSSNPFDAAGINSVSDSGASSNSTYDNLYAGKSNTIGAGIGYDFKSFYIDAAYQNVSSEYKSPFLQGSSDANTGYFSNQYIVNSDAAIVSNVKNKKDNFFITLGWKF
- a CDS encoding class I SAM-dependent methyltransferase, which translates into the protein MAWFETWFDTPYYHILYKDRDFAEAEKFITLLINHLNIPKDSKIIDLACGKGRHSVYLNEMGYDVLGLDLSKESILHNKPLENSTLKFKVHDMRQEIFPQISAEKVEGVFNLFTSFGYFDDENDDRKVFQSISNVVKEEGYFVLDFLNAKKVENTLVPEYTTTKSDIDFHIKKRIEDQNIIKDINFADRGRKYHFFEKVKLHTLEEIAAYGDEFGFESIQVFGNYQLEAFDLENSPRCITVFRKKHSV
- a CDS encoding OmpA family protein, with product MSLNIIDLIKGQLGPALVSQAASQLGESESAISKAISGLLPAVVGGLANNADKPGVLDSITGATSGGILGNLLGDASNNPMISTVLASIFGDKIGGLVNSVSSFAGVSNSSSNSLLNMVAGAALGSIGKYAADNKLGNDGVKNLLEDQKGIVSTLMPAGLSLASLGLGSMGSTSMDVPTENVKVTSYDEPKIEVNRGGNTHVNVDKVDDADGAGSIWKWLLPLLLLALAAWFLWKQCNKPADTTTTMTDSTAMMTDSAAVTAPVDSAMMNTTKTDEDIDLNGTAIKGYKGGMEDSMISFLKSGAYANAADDAALKDNWYTFDKVNFKMGSSTDLEAASQGQLDNLLAILKAYPEAKIKIGGYTDKVGDEAANVKLSGERAEYIKKWLSDKGVGAQVLGAEGYGSKFATVDASASDAERAIDRKMAVRFAK
- a CDS encoding class I SAM-dependent RNA methyltransferase, whose translation is MDTDNLKIQIKTFFGLEEILAEEIRKLGGANVEVKNRAVNCEGDLGFLYKINYSARTALKILVPLLTFKAWDENRFYDKLFAFPWDEYMTVNQTFAIDTTIYSERFNHSQFISLKMKDAIADYFNFKFRKRPSVDTQNPDVKFHLHIDRELVTISLDSSGDPLFKRGYRKEQGEAPINEVLASGMLQLAGWDGKGNFLDPMCGSGTLLIEAAMIAMDLPAQTFRRNFGFQNWLNYDAELFNTIKEVRLNRVREFTGKIVGYDIDSDMLHASRINIEAADMADVIEVKTQDFFDSKKELFPLLMVFNPPYDERIEINDDEFYKKIGDTFKKNYPNTLAWLISSDLDSMKKIGLRPSRKIKLYNGKLECRFMQYEMYEGTKKIHKLENK
- a CDS encoding glycosyltransferase family 2 protein, encoding MSTISVIIAIYNRKEELFELLNSLSRQTDKDFEVIIVDDGSIINLRPTADLFQQSLNIEFFRKDNSGPGLSRNYGARRAKNDWLVFVDSDVIVESDYIQNIRKNLAAIPCDAFGGADKAHKGFNLMQKAISYSMTSVFTTGGIRGSKKAVTKFQPRSFNMGVRRAAFEKVGGFSEMRIGEDPDLSMKLWENGFTTAFFDDIGVFHKRRVDFGKFSRQVYQFGCARPILNQRHPKYVKISFAFPSLFLLGYVLGFLEYFLYQKGLILGFYGLYTFSVFFHALAQTRNISIAAMAIISTYIQMFSYGYGFLKSWILLNIFRQKPEDAFPSHFS